The proteins below are encoded in one region of Methanobacterium aggregans:
- the rpoA2 gene encoding DNA-directed RNA polymerase subunit A'' — protein sequence MVEKVEKVVKKKRAKFPEKLIHEIADAAERHELSDKELDTLIRDIKKAYERARVEDGEAVGTVAAQSVGEPGTQMTMRTFHYAGVAELNVTLGLPRLIEIVDARKKISTPTMAIYFEEEYGADEEFVRTIANRIGKIVLNDVLKDFNVNYASMTLSIEIDEENVKEKRLDYDEIIAKIEKAFKKVDINKNLLSFEPTISESKHAIRELRLLADKVRDLQISGVKNIGKVVIRKEGTEWAIHTEGSNLGAVLKMEGVDKTRTTTNDIHEVEKVLGIEAGRNAIIHEAQSTMEEQGLTVDVRHIMLVADMMTSDGIVKSIGRHGISGEKASVLARASFEETGKHLLRASIRGEVDHLTGIIENIIIGQPIPLGTGSVGVVMKERKK from the coding sequence ATGGTAGAGAAGGTAGAAAAGGTTGTTAAAAAGAAAAGAGCCAAATTTCCTGAAAAACTGATTCATGAAATAGCTGATGCAGCTGAAAGGCATGAACTCAGTGATAAAGAACTTGACACGCTTATCAGGGATATAAAAAAGGCTTATGAACGTGCAAGGGTTGAAGATGGTGAAGCAGTAGGTACAGTTGCAGCACAGTCCGTTGGAGAACCTGGTACACAGATGACAATGCGTACTTTTCACTACGCAGGGGTTGCAGAGCTGAACGTTACACTGGGTCTGCCAAGGCTCATTGAGATCGTGGATGCTCGTAAGAAGATCTCAACCCCAACAATGGCCATATACTTCGAAGAAGAATACGGTGCAGATGAGGAATTTGTCCGGACAATAGCCAACAGAATAGGTAAAATAGTTCTCAACGATGTTCTTAAGGATTTCAACGTTAACTACGCAAGCATGACCCTTAGCATAGAGATCGATGAGGAAAATGTGAAGGAAAAAAGGCTTGACTACGATGAGATCATAGCTAAGATAGAAAAAGCTTTTAAGAAAGTAGATATAAATAAAAACCTACTGAGTTTTGAACCTACGATTTCTGAATCTAAACATGCAATAAGAGAATTAAGACTTCTAGCTGATAAAGTTCGCGATCTTCAGATAAGTGGTGTTAAAAACATCGGAAAGGTCGTGATAAGGAAAGAAGGTACAGAATGGGCTATACACACCGAAGGTTCAAATCTTGGAGCCGTCCTGAAAATGGAAGGTGTTGATAAGACAAGAACAACAACCAACGACATTCACGAAGTAGAAAAAGTTCTGGGAATAGAAGCCGGAAGAAATGCAATCATACATGAAGCACAGAGCACAATGGAAGAACAGGGACTTACAGTCGACGTTAGACATATAATGCTTGTTGCAGATATGATGACATCAGATGGTATTGTGAAATCCATAGGAAGGCACGGTATCAGTGGTGAGAAAGCCAGCGTCCTTGCAAGGGCATCCTTTGAGGAAACAGGTAAACACCTTTTAAGGGCCAGTATAAGGGGAGAAGTTGACCATCTCACCGGTATAATTGAAAATATTATAATAGGACAGCCAATACCACTGGGAACAGGATCTGTTGGCGTCGTTATGAAAGAGAGAAAGAAATAA
- a CDS encoding alpha/beta hydrolase, translating into MEIKREQILGEGFTVPCVSIIPEDAVGAAVVIHGYGGSKEEQLGLAWRLALCGAATFAVDIRGHGENLHILDGDALNDLETIIEYAGEFGKVAAVGHSMGGRMALVSSAEYRLGISPSLGTTFHEGIHEVMGKKRSYRVKEPSPDTVFDMMRDLPAGRFEADTTFIVYGQNDIPEIAERCQELESEGVPAVMIDNALHHDIYTLEETFEVVCEKVGDWLG; encoded by the coding sequence ATGGAGATCAAAAGGGAACAGATTTTAGGTGAGGGCTTCACAGTTCCGTGTGTAAGTATTATACCCGAGGATGCAGTTGGTGCTGCGGTGGTTATTCATGGTTACGGTGGCTCCAAGGAGGAACAGCTGGGACTTGCATGGCGCCTGGCCTTATGTGGTGCTGCAACATTTGCAGTGGACATCAGGGGACATGGAGAAAATCTGCACATACTCGATGGAGATGCGCTCAATGACCTGGAAACAATCATTGAGTATGCAGGGGAGTTTGGAAAGGTTGCAGCTGTAGGGCATTCCATGGGAGGGCGCATGGCACTTGTGAGCAGTGCAGAATACCGCCTTGGAATATCACCTTCACTTGGCACAACCTTCCATGAGGGAATTCATGAGGTAATGGGGAAAAAGCGAAGCTACAGGGTGAAAGAACCCTCTCCAGATACTGTATTTGATATGATGAGGGATCTGCCTGCTGGACGCTTTGAAGCTGACACCACCTTCATAGTTTACGGCCAGAACGACATACCTGAGATAGCTGAGAGATGCCAGGAACTGGAGTCTGAGGGAGTACCTGCAGTTATGATAGACAACGCCCTTCACCATGATATTTACACGCTGGAGGAGACCTTTGAGGTTGTGTGCGAGAAGGTTGGGGATTGGTTGGGTTAA
- a CDS encoding YdhR family protein yields the protein MSFNPIYAFIKTTTGIVTHKIRFQKDDLGKTIQMNDGYRFTILKHAVKASETEDEGEPTVLCLRFHLEETENGKDIKHSRLPMFFSLGLPGLREKIWMVNKWNGDFQGIYEWDSEENAHRYVDSFAMKFMTRNAVPGSVKYEIIPRISLHDHVRHLQL from the coding sequence ATGAGTTTTAACCCAATATACGCATTTATAAAAACAACAACAGGCATTGTAACACATAAAATAAGATTTCAAAAAGATGATCTTGGTAAAACCATTCAGATGAACGACGGCTACAGATTCACAATACTAAAACATGCAGTCAAAGCATCAGAAACTGAAGATGAGGGTGAACCTACAGTTCTGTGTTTAAGATTCCACTTGGAAGAAACAGAAAATGGAAAGGATATCAAACATTCTAGACTACCAATGTTCTTTTCATTAGGTCTTCCAGGTCTTCGTGAGAAGATATGGATGGTGAACAAATGGAACGGAGATTTTCAAGGTATCTATGAATGGGACAGTGAAGAGAATGCCCACAGGTATGTGGATTCATTTGCAATGAAGTTCATGACCCGAAATGCAGTACCCGGATCTGTAAAGTATGAAATAATTCCAAGGATAAGTCTTCACGATCATGTGAGGCATCTGCAGCTTTAA
- a CDS encoding 50S ribosomal protein L30e, with protein MDIDRGIRVAVDTGSVTLGSDKSIQALKLGKGKLVIIANNCPRDIKEDIEHYSKLSEIPVYTYEGTSVELGSVCGRPYTVATLIIKDPGDSTILEIMG; from the coding sequence ATGGACATAGATAGAGGAATAAGAGTTGCTGTAGACACAGGGAGTGTCACACTTGGATCTGATAAATCAATTCAGGCTTTAAAACTTGGTAAAGGAAAGCTTGTTATTATCGCAAACAATTGTCCTCGTGATATAAAAGAGGATATTGAGCATTACTCAAAATTATCAGAGATTCCTGTTTACACTTATGAAGGAACAAGCGTGGAGCTTGGATCCGTGTGCGGTAGACCTTACACCGTCGCCACACTTATCATAAAAGATCCAGGTGACTCTACAATACTAGAAATCATGGGGTAA
- the tuf gene encoding translation elongation factor EF-1 subunit alpha yields MAKAKEHMNLAFIGHVDHGKSTLVGHVLLQSGAIAEQQLSDGENKFRFVMDKLTEERERGVTIDLAHAKFDTPKYEFTIVDCPGHRDFVKNMITGASQADAAVLVVAIDDGIMPQTKEHAFLARTLGINQLIIAINKMDLVKYDEAKFNALKEEVSALIKTVAYDPSKINFIPISAFEGDNITKPSENTPWYKGPSLVSAFDEFTAPEKPTKLPLRVPIQDVYSITGVGTVPVGRVETGIMKKADNVIFEPAGVSGEVKSIEMHHEMLESAEPGDNVGFNVRGVGKNDIRRGDVAGHTSNAPTVAKEFTAQIVVLQHPGVITVGYTPVFHCHTAQVACTFLELQKKLDPATGQTKEENPDFLKTGDAAFVVVKPTKPMVIEKIKEIPHMGRFAIRDMGQTVAAGMCIDLVPAK; encoded by the coding sequence ATGGCTAAAGCAAAAGAACATATGAACTTAGCGTTTATTGGACACGTAGACCACGGTAAATCTACACTTGTCGGACACGTACTGCTCCAGTCTGGAGCAATCGCAGAGCAGCAGCTCTCAGATGGTGAAAACAAGTTCAGATTTGTCATGGATAAACTGACAGAAGAAAGAGAAAGAGGAGTTACAATCGACCTTGCACACGCAAAATTCGACACTCCAAAATACGAATTCACAATTGTGGACTGTCCTGGTCACAGGGACTTCGTTAAAAACATGATCACAGGTGCATCTCAGGCTGATGCAGCTGTACTCGTAGTAGCAATAGACGATGGTATAATGCCACAGACCAAGGAACACGCTTTCCTTGCAAGAACACTTGGTATTAACCAGTTAATTATTGCAATAAACAAAATGGATCTTGTTAAGTACGATGAAGCAAAATTCAACGCACTCAAAGAAGAAGTTAGTGCATTGATTAAAACAGTGGCTTACGACCCATCCAAAATCAACTTCATACCAATCTCCGCATTCGAAGGGGACAACATAACAAAACCAAGTGAAAACACCCCATGGTACAAAGGACCATCACTCGTATCTGCATTCGACGAGTTTACAGCACCAGAAAAACCAACAAAACTACCACTCAGGGTACCTATCCAGGATGTTTATTCCATCACTGGTGTGGGAACAGTTCCAGTGGGAAGGGTAGAAACTGGAATCATGAAGAAAGCTGACAACGTTATATTTGAACCTGCAGGAGTAAGTGGAGAGGTAAAATCCATAGAGATGCACCACGAAATGCTTGAATCAGCAGAACCTGGTGACAACGTAGGATTCAACGTTAGGGGTGTCGGTAAAAACGACATCAGGAGAGGAGATGTTGCAGGACATACCTCAAACGCACCAACCGTTGCAAAAGAGTTCACAGCACAGATAGTTGTGCTCCAGCACCCAGGTGTTATCACAGTTGGTTACACACCAGTATTCCACTGTCACACAGCACAGGTTGCATGCACATTCCTTGAACTCCAGAAAAAATTGGACCCTGCAACAGGTCAGACAAAAGAAGAAAACCCAGACTTCCTCAAGACTGGTGACGCAGCATTTGTCGTAGTTAAACCTACAAAACCAATGGTAATCGAGAAGATCAAAGAAATTCCACACATGGGAAGATTCGCTATCCGTGATATGGGTCAGACCGTGGCTGCTGGAATGTGTATTGACCTCGTACCAGCAAAATAA
- a CDS encoding NusA-like transcription termination signal-binding factor: protein MTIKFTTHEIRYIALFESMTGATVKDCIVDDENAKLTFLVKKGDMGLAIGKRGSTVTKVQKTVDKGVEVIEHSEDPVEFIGNLMAPAKIRSIRILQKENGEKIATLETDSRNKRTAIGKGGQNIERARLLAKRQHNINNIIIK, encoded by the coding sequence GTGACTATAAAATTTACAACACACGAGATAAGGTACATAGCTCTCTTTGAGAGCATGACAGGGGCAACGGTAAAGGACTGTATAGTTGACGATGAAAACGCCAAATTAACCTTCCTTGTTAAAAAGGGAGATATGGGACTTGCAATCGGAAAAAGAGGAAGCACAGTCACAAAAGTCCAGAAAACTGTTGATAAAGGCGTGGAAGTTATAGAACACTCAGAAGATCCTGTGGAATTTATAGGTAATCTCATGGCCCCTGCTAAAATCAGAAGTATTAGAATACTTCAGAAAGAAAACGGGGAAAAGATAGCAACCCTTGAAACTGATTCAAGAAATAAAAGGACTGCAATAGGAAAAGGCGGTCAGAACATTGAAAGGGCCAGGCTCTTAGCTAAGAGACAGCATAATATAAATAACATTATTATAAAATAG
- the rpsJ gene encoding 30S ribosomal protein S10 yields the protein MHKARIKLTGTDPEKLAYVCDQLKRIAERTGVDLSGPIPLPTKKLVVPTRKSPDGEGKATWEKWELRIHKRLVGIEADERAMRQVMKVNVPDNVSIEIELKS from the coding sequence ATGCACAAAGCCAGAATCAAACTCACAGGAACAGACCCAGAAAAACTCGCATACGTATGTGACCAGCTCAAAAGAATCGCAGAAAGGACAGGTGTGGACCTATCAGGACCAATACCATTACCAACCAAAAAACTTGTGGTGCCAACCCGTAAATCTCCAGATGGAGAGGGAAAAGCAACATGGGAAAAATGGGAACTCAGGATTCACAAACGTCTGGTTGGTATAGAAGCCGATGAAAGGGCAATGCGTCAGGTTATGAAGGTTAATGTACCAGATAACGTGAGTATAGAAATAGAACTTAAAAGCTAA
- a CDS encoding 30S ribosomal protein S7 has protein sequence MSFKVFNKWDLGEVKVEDMGLVNYVCLDEILVPHTLGRHVKRQFAKSKVSIVERIMNKIMRTERNSGKKNKSYNIVKDALDIINQRSKQNPVQVLVKAVENTAPREETTRIKYGGIGYQVAVDIAPQRRVDLAVGFLTKGALQSSFKRKRSAAECLADELLFAAEYDTRSFAIQKKEEKERVARSAH, from the coding sequence ATGAGTTTTAAGGTCTTCAATAAATGGGATTTAGGAGAGGTTAAAGTGGAAGACATGGGCCTTGTTAACTACGTCTGCTTAGACGAGATACTGGTTCCCCACACCCTCGGAAGACATGTTAAAAGACAGTTCGCAAAATCAAAAGTTTCAATCGTTGAAAGAATCATGAACAAGATCATGAGGACAGAGAGGAACTCCGGTAAAAAGAACAAGTCTTACAACATAGTTAAAGATGCATTAGACATTATAAACCAGCGCTCAAAACAGAACCCAGTACAGGTTCTTGTTAAAGCCGTTGAAAACACAGCTCCAAGGGAAGAAACAACAAGGATCAAATACGGTGGAATAGGATACCAGGTTGCAGTGGACATAGCACCACAGAGAAGGGTTGACCTGGCTGTAGGTTTCCTTACAAAAGGTGCTCTACAATCCTCATTCAAAAGGAAACGATCCGCAGCAGAGTGTCTTGCTGATGAACTTCTGTTTGCAGCAGAATATGATACAAGGAGCTTTGCAATCCAGAAGAAGGAAGAAAAGGAGAGAGTTGCAAGATCCGCACACTAA
- a CDS encoding elongation factor EF-2 — MSRRSKMIEKIKDLMYQPEYIRNIGIVAHIDHGKTTLSDNLLAGAGMISSELAGDQRFLDFDEQEQARGITIDAANVSMVHQYKDQEYLINLIDTPGHVDFGGDVTRAMRAVDGAVVVVCAVEGIMPQTETVLRQALKENVRPVLFINKVDRLINELKLGDDELQQRFVKIIASANKLIRNMAPEEFKEEWLARVEDGSVAFGSAYHNWAINVPIMQKTGITFKDIFQYCRDDNQKELADKVPIHNVLLGMVVEHLPSPKVAQAYRVPNIWSGDIDTVEGQGMISTDPDSPLAVMVTNVSIDKHAGEIATGRVYGGTIKKGTEIFFVGSMGKARTQQVGVYMGPERINTDNVPAGNIVAITGAKNAIAGETVTNYGTKIAPFESIEHISEPVVTVAVEAKNTKDLPKLIEVLRQVGKEDPTVRVEINEETGEHLISGMGELHLEIIAYRINEKGVEIETSEPIVVYRETIAGKAGPVEGKSPNKHNRFYLDIEPLEDKLFQAMQAGDIKEGRVKGKELTSTFTEYGLPKDEAKKVWDVYKRSLFINMTRGIQYLDEIKELLLEGFESAMEDGPVAREKVMGLKISLKDAKIHEDAVHRGPAQVLPAIRKAVYGSIMLANPTLLEPIQKVFINVPQDYMGAATREIQNRRGQIVDMSQEGDMATVESKVPVAEMFGFAGDIRSAAEGRCLWSTESAGFERLPNELQRTIIKEIRARKGLSPEPYGPDHYIG; from the coding sequence GTGAGTAGACGTTCTAAAATGATTGAAAAGATTAAGGACTTAATGTACCAGCCTGAGTACATCCGTAACATTGGTATAGTGGCCCATATTGACCACGGAAAAACCACGTTATCAGATAACCTCCTGGCAGGTGCAGGTATGATATCCTCAGAACTTGCAGGTGACCAGCGTTTCCTGGATTTTGATGAACAGGAACAGGCAAGGGGTATAACAATAGATGCTGCAAACGTTTCAATGGTCCACCAGTACAAGGATCAGGAGTACCTCATAAACCTCATAGACACCCCAGGGCACGTCGACTTTGGTGGAGACGTTACAAGGGCAATGAGGGCTGTTGATGGTGCAGTTGTAGTTGTATGTGCAGTGGAAGGAATCATGCCACAGACAGAAACCGTGCTTAGGCAGGCTCTAAAAGAAAATGTAAGGCCCGTTCTATTTATAAACAAAGTGGACAGGCTCATAAACGAACTCAAACTTGGGGACGACGAACTCCAGCAGAGGTTCGTTAAGATCATTGCAAGCGCAAACAAACTCATAAGGAACATGGCTCCAGAGGAGTTCAAAGAGGAATGGCTTGCACGTGTAGAGGATGGAAGTGTTGCATTTGGTTCAGCATATCACAACTGGGCAATAAACGTTCCAATTATGCAGAAAACTGGTATAACCTTTAAGGATATTTTCCAGTACTGTAGAGATGACAACCAGAAAGAACTGGCTGATAAAGTGCCTATACACAACGTTCTTCTTGGAATGGTTGTTGAGCACCTGCCAAGTCCAAAGGTTGCCCAGGCTTACAGGGTACCAAACATATGGTCTGGTGACATAGACACAGTTGAAGGACAGGGAATGATAAGCACAGACCCAGACTCCCCACTTGCAGTTATGGTCACAAACGTGAGCATAGATAAACACGCAGGTGAAATAGCAACAGGGCGTGTTTACGGTGGAACAATTAAAAAAGGAACAGAGATCTTCTTTGTAGGTTCAATGGGTAAAGCACGAACTCAGCAGGTTGGTGTTTACATGGGACCAGAAAGGATCAACACAGACAACGTTCCAGCAGGAAATATAGTTGCAATAACCGGTGCAAAAAATGCTATTGCAGGTGAAACAGTCACCAACTACGGTACCAAGATAGCACCATTCGAGAGCATAGAACATATATCAGAACCTGTTGTTACAGTTGCAGTTGAAGCTAAAAACACCAAGGACCTTCCAAAACTCATAGAAGTTTTAAGGCAGGTTGGTAAAGAAGACCCAACAGTAAGGGTTGAGATCAACGAAGAAACAGGTGAACACCTCATATCAGGTATGGGAGAACTGCACCTTGAGATCATCGCTTACCGTATCAACGAGAAGGGTGTTGAAATAGAAACATCTGAACCAATAGTTGTTTACAGAGAAACAATTGCAGGAAAAGCAGGACCTGTTGAAGGAAAATCACCAAACAAACACAACAGATTCTACCTGGACATAGAACCCCTTGAAGATAAATTATTCCAGGCAATGCAGGCTGGAGATATTAAAGAAGGTCGTGTCAAAGGAAAAGAACTTACAAGCACATTCACAGAGTATGGACTTCCAAAGGACGAGGCCAAAAAAGTATGGGATGTTTACAAGAGATCCCTATTCATAAACATGACCCGTGGTATCCAGTACTTGGATGAGATCAAGGAACTTCTCCTTGAAGGGTTTGAAAGTGCAATGGAAGATGGTCCAGTAGCCAGAGAAAAGGTCATGGGACTTAAAATATCCCTTAAAGATGCTAAAATACACGAAGACGCAGTTCACAGGGGTCCAGCACAGGTATTGCCTGCAATAAGGAAGGCAGTTTACGGTTCAATAATGCTTGCAAATCCAACACTACTGGAACCAATACAAAAAGTATTTATCAACGTTCCACAAGACTATATGGGTGCAGCAACAAGGGAGATACAAAACAGAAGAGGACAGATCGTTGACATGTCACAAGAAGGAGATATGGCAACAGTGGAATCCAAAGTACCAGTTGCTGAAATGTTTGGATTCGCAGGAGACATAAGATCTGCAGCAGAAGGTAGATGTTTATGGTCAACTGAAAGTGCTGGCTTCGAAAGACTCCCAAATGAACTTCAAAGAACTATAATAAAAGAGATAAGGGCAAGAAAAGGACTAAGTCCAGAACCATATGGCCCAGACCATTACATAGGTTAA
- a CDS encoding 30S ribosomal protein S12: protein MPGLFAAKKLKQNRQNFRWKDTHYKRKELRLDVKADPLEGAPQARGIVIEKVGIEAKQPNSAIRKCVRVQLIKNGKQLTAFAPGDGAIGFIDEHDEVMIEGIGGPSGRSMGDIPGVRWKVTKVNNVALEEMVKGKIEKPVR from the coding sequence TTGCCAGGACTTTTTGCAGCAAAAAAGCTTAAACAAAACAGACAGAATTTCAGATGGAAAGACACTCACTACAAAAGGAAAGAATTACGATTAGATGTTAAGGCAGACCCGTTAGAGGGTGCACCTCAGGCAAGGGGAATCGTAATAGAGAAAGTGGGTATAGAGGCAAAACAGCCAAACTCTGCTATACGAAAATGTGTACGTGTCCAGCTCATCAAAAACGGTAAACAGTTAACAGCCTTCGCACCAGGAGACGGCGCAATCGGTTTCATCGATGAACACGATGAAGTTATGATTGAAGGAATTGGAGGACCATCAGGAAGGTCCATGGGTGATATTCCAGGTGTCAGGTGGAAGGTTACAAAAGTTAACAACGTAGCATTAGAGGAAATGGTTAAAGGTAAAATAGAAAAACCAGTAAGATAA